DNA sequence from the Macrobrachium nipponense isolate FS-2020 chromosome 26, ASM1510439v2, whole genome shotgun sequence genome:
tatattatttatatatatatatatatatatatatatatatatatatatatatatatatatatatatatatatatatatatatatatatatatatcccgaataAAAGCTACGgagcagatttatttttttttttttttttttttttttccctcttcataACGTCTATCTTTTTAAATGTTATGTAGTTTTACTTTTCATAAACTTTTTCTTCTAACGCTTTTTAAAAGGAAGTACTACGATGTCGTAGAAgaatcaatatgtatatattacattaattataATCATGGTGTTCTTTATTCGTGGAAATTGCCTGGCCACTGTTGACGTCCTTAAAATATGGGAGTAaccatgatacatacatacacatatatatcatatatatatatatatatatatatatatttatctattattatggttatatatatatatatatatatatatatatatatatatatatatatatataaccaagtgAACACAGGGATCTGAATTCGTAAGAACGCACTGTTTTCTTGGTGCGACAATAATCCAGAATTTTTCAGATTCTTTGAAAGCTACTGCGCTTTGGAGGCAATTGTCTACGACTTTTATCTaagtaatgtaattatatatatatatagatttatatatagatatataatatatattatatcatatatttatatttatatatatatatatataatatatatagaaatagataaaaagtgatatatatagataatatatatttagaggtATTTAtcatagatagagatatatatatatatatatatatataatagatatatctatatatatatacattgtatatatagattataattatattatatatataatataaaaaaattatatatatcttatataataatatatataataatatatatataataatatatatattagttatgtatgtattcctatatatttatatatatatatatttatatatatcacatattatatatatatctatatctatatatatatatatatatatataatatctatatgatatatctataatatataataaaataaataacatatatacattaatatagattagtaatttatatttatatattaatatatatatatataatataaatattatataaatttaatatatatatatataatataatattttatataatcttatagatataaatatatatatatatcatattatatatatatctatatatatctggagagataatatatgtatatatatataattatctatataatatataaatatatatattatatatatatacaaatatcgtAAGATATATCTTCGAtctatattagctatatataatatatatatatatatatatttatagatatatcctatatatctatatagagagatatatagatagatatatctctatcagatatatatctcatatctacatagatactatatataatctttattagatatctatatagattattagattatatctatagttaataataaaaaaatagtattatatatatctattgtgatCTAtagatctattattatttatctatatatgcattttcatatattagatagatatatatatattatatatatatatatactaattatatacagTAATCGATATACAGAAGTAGTATCTatgatgtatatatcatacaattatatatgatatagtatgtagattatatataatatatatcatataatataataatatatatatattatataacatatatgtatattatatataatatgtatagagatatatatatctatatagatatatatatatctatatatatatctatatagatctatagatatatctatagatatatagtatatatatatatatatatatatatctaagatatatctatatattatatggcatttatatatagaatatatatatatatatatatatatatatatatatatatacagatatatctatatatatatattatgtagctatgtatgtatatagatatatatatgatatatatatgtatatatatatatatatatatatatatatatatactaatatatatatatatatatatatatatatatatatatgatatatatatctataatatatatatatataatatatatatatatatatatatatatatatgtatgtatgtatgtatcatggaTACTCCCATATTTTAAGGACGTCAAACAGTAGCCAGGCAATTTCCACGAATAAAGAACAAATGAACATAGAGAACATATTATTCCATAGACACGCTCTGACAACACAGCgacgaaaaaataaaagcaacaagcCGACTCCCTTCGCAAAGTTTCCCGATACAGCGAcgccacacaaacaaacaaacaaacgagcgAACGGAGACGTTTCTTTGAAAAGCAACGGCGAAGAAACAAAAGCCAAAGCAATGCAATAAAAACGGCAAACACAAAGCTCTTTGAGAAAGAAACGACAAAGCAACAAACGACAGGAGGGATTCTCTGATAAAAGCAGACTCAACCGGAAGGATGTGTTTTTgtacgtctgtctgtctctctgaccCGCCCGCGCGCGACGCTAGGTCCACCTCGGGGGCGTGGTCTCTAATTATAGGAAATCGGCTCACTTGATATCCGCTCGTTCAGAAATTGGGTGAGTTGGGGGTTGATGGTGGGAAGGTTGCGCGAtgcatggtggagagagagagagagagagagagagagaagggtggataTGAtcggagtagagagagagagagagagagagagagagagcgagagagagaaaaaacgagagagagagagacagagagagaggattggAAAAGTATTAGAAGagaaattgttaataataataataataataatataataataagaagaagaagaagaagaagaagaagaagaagaagaagagagagagagagagagagagagagagagagagagagagaggaagttcaaGAGACGTTTAGCAGTCACGAGAACGGAGCTCCCATTGCCAAATCTATTTCCGTcggctgacttttttttttgttttccgtcTCGACAGGTTATGGCTCTCGCCATCTGATTACCCCATACACTGACAGATGTTTTTcctcaagactttttttttcttttttcttttttttttttttggttttggtggATTCCTTTGATCGTTGATTGATCCTTCCTTTGACCTGGCGtttgccaactttttttttttttggtgagattATATtatagaaaactctctctctctctctctctctctctctctctctctctctatctcgagttaatctttttatatcaaagaaataaaaagttcataatcagtttatgctctctctctctctctctctctctctctctctctctctctctctctctctctctcatgttctttGCAACAGacagtttttttatcattaaagcgAACTTCTACAAGACTagattcttctctctcctctctctctctctctctctcttctctctctctctctctctatctgtctttctttctcataTTCTTAGCAACAGAGTTTTTTACCATTTAAGCGAACTTCTGCAAGActagattcctctctctctctctctctctctctctctctctctctctctctctctctctctctctctctcaatctttgaATCAGacggtttttatttttactagttAAGCGAATTTCTGCAAGACTAGATTCTTGTTACCATCTCCTACACATTCTTTGATAGAAGTACTGCCTAAAATAAGTTCTACTTTTGGCTGCAATTTGCTGAATCCTGAGGGAAGACTCATGGGAACGATCTCGTCTATTCTTTGAAATAAGGCAAAAATgacattattattcattcattccagcGTGAGTGTATCAGCGTCCATGTTGGCCAAGCCGGCGTCCAGATTGGCAACGCCTGCTGGGAGCTCTACTGCCTGGAACATGGAATCCAGCCCGACGGCTCCATGCCCTCGGACAAACTCGCAGGGCACCACGACGACAGCTTCAGCACCTTCTTCAGCGAATCGGGCGCCGGGAATCACGTGCCCAGAGCGGTCTTCGTCGACCTGGAGCCCACCGTCATAGGTAAGGGATAGTTACTGGAGGGTTCTGAGTTTCTGGAATGTAACTGGGGAAGAGAATAATCTGAAGACGTGAAAGTTATTCCAATGCCATGAAGAACGTTTGTGGAGTCCCATAGGGCccatagctgcacccacttttatTGTATagcatttcagttttattacTGAACCTCATTCCCAGTAAAATCTTAGATTTTTGTGGATAATTCTTGAGCTAAATATAGGGCCAGATTTCTTTCACCAGTGGTGAAACTGCGTATGTGGAGTCCCATAGGACACATAACTGCTTCTACATTTATTGCACAGTATCTCAGTTTTATTACTGATGGCCATTCTCAGTAAaatctaaccttttttttttagataattcttGAACTAAATATAAGGCCAGGTTTCTTTCTATACGCTTGGTGAAACTGCAGGTTCTTGGACCACTAGTGGTCCAAGGTGTCATTTTGGGTGGTCCACTGGACGTTCGCTATATTTGATAAGCAACTGGAGATTGATGCACAAtgttaaaattaattgaaaatccaGCGAGACCAATTTTACGAAGCTTTATTTATCGTCACTCAAAAGAAGAAATGGTCCaccatgttttctttttatttcatggaACTCTCGTTGCACGAAACTCACATTGCACGGAACTCAATTCACAAAACTCATTTTGCAAAACTCACACTTCACGAAACTCATTTAGCAAAACTCTCATTTCACGAACCTCATTTAACAAAAGTCCTTCTTGcaaaattcacatcaaccgtccttTTGCAAAACTCTCATTTTACAAAACTGATTTCAAGAAACTCATTTGACAAAACTAATTTTGCAAAACTCACATTCCACGAAACTCAAATTTCACAACACTCATCTCACAAAACTCTCATTTACTAAAACTCTCATTTCACAAAATTCTCATTTCAAGGAACTTAAAGTCTAATTTAACGAAAAGCATTTCATAAAACTTCAGAAAACTCATTTCACCCGATCATAAAATACCAATTCCAGCGCCGCAATACACTTATCTATTTCCATAAGCCACCAGCATCTATATCTCTTGGCGTTCCAGACGAAGTGCGGACTGGAATGTACAGACAGCTCTTCCATCCGGAGCAACTCCTGACTGGAAAAGAGGACGCGGCTAACAACTACGCAAGAGGTCACTACACTATTGGGAAGGAGCTCATTGACCTGACCATGGAACGTGTAAGGAAACTGGCTGACCAGTGCTCAGGTTTACAGGTAGGTTGGCGCGTGTCGATTTTTGGAACTCGTTGCAAATGAGTGGTTAAAGGATTAAATGATTTCTTTGATATgcctgataaaaaaattaaatgagaaatatctatataaataataagactCATTTATTATAGATGAAGTTTTAAATGAgctctttttataaaaaaaaataagactcatttattatatatgatgttttaAATGAGctctatttataagaaaataggactcattaattaaaaagataactttattatagatataatgttTTGGAAGGAAATAATGGTTTAGATCTAACTGATCGAATGAGGATTGATAATAAACTTAGATTTAGAAGTAGGAAATATACGTATATGGCATTCATATATTTGATTTACTAAATAAGACTCATTTATTAAAAAGATAACTTCATCATAGATATAATGTTGTGGAAGGAAACGATGGTTTAGATCGAACTGATCGAATGAGATTGATGATAAACTTAGATTTAGAAGTAAGAAATATATATGGCATCAGGGGCTGTCTGTAGCATCTGGAATGACAGACGTAGTATATAGACGATGTGATGGTCATTGTTGATAGTGCTGAGAAATCACAGGCTGATGAAAGATAGTCTGGAACAATTCGTCATTGGCTCATTGTATATACAAGATTATATTGTAGAGTGGCTGTTTAGGATGTTGTAACCCTTCCGTCatcaattttgttgttgttgtcattattattattattattattattattattattattattattattattattattattattattattattattattattttaaaaaattaaccctattcatatagaacaagcccacagggaccaccgacttattcattcgaaagaagtaacaaaagtaACGTAAAATGTTGTGAGATAATTGTTGTTGAACGAAGCTGGGGTCACGCCAGCTTGCCTTCTTACTTGCTTGTACAAGACAGCCGAACCGTTACTCTTAAGAGTAGAATCCAAATAAATCCTCGTAAGTATGACTATGTAATCTCCAcattctcttcttcctccccttTTCCCAGGGCTTCTTGATCTTCCACTCCTTCGGAGGAGGCACTGGCTCGGGCTTCACTTCCCTCATGATGGAAAGGCTGTCCTTGGACTACGGCAAGAAGAGCAAGCTGGAGTTCGCCATCTATCCTGCTCCACAGGTATGGCTCGTGTATTACTAATGTTTGTCTATTAGACctatgttgttttattttcatatctgtcTATCTGTTATTTGATGTTATGTGCTATTGCGTTTTATGTAAACATAAAGCATAAACacgaatgtcttttactgtaatctaACAGCGTACCAAGGAGATAAAAAGGCCCATAAAGAAACGCTATATGTATGTTCactgcaaccatatatttcggatGCCAAAACTTCTGTATACCTTATCACTAGTGGTCAGTGGTACAAAAGTTTTGGTATTGAAAGATATAGTTGCAACGTACGTATAGGTCATCTATGGGTCTTTTTATCTTCATGCACAGACACATGAGGACATTTTAGCCTACAGAAAAGCTTGTCTTGCGAGCTATTGGCGTTTTAGGATTGTTCCATTGATAAGAAGAATGTTCTCTTTTTACAATGAAGGTTGCAACCGCCGTCGTCGAGCCCTACAACTCCATCCTGACCACCCACACCACTCTGGAACACTCCGACTGCGCCTTCATGGTCGACAACGAGGCCATCTACGACATCTGCAGGAGGAACCTTGACATTGAAAGGCCAACATACACCAATCTGAACAGACTCATCGGCCAGATTGTGTCTTCCATCACAGCCTCTCTCAGGTGAGGTTAGGACCAACTGGAAAATTCATGGAAgcttttctttattgatttatttacggCCTCTGTTAGGTGAGGTTAGGACCAAATGGAAAATTCATGGAAGATTATCAACTTTAAATCGATTTTTATGattagtgcccaaaaatataatttattcttttttttctgcatacttttctttattcatttatttacggcCTCTCTCAGGTGAGGTCAGGACCAACTGGAAAATTCATGGAAGATTATCAACTTTAAATCAGTTCTTATGattagtgcccaaaaatataatttattcattttttttttgcatacttttctttattcatttatttacggcATCTGTGAGGTGAGATTCTGACCAACTGGAAGAGTCATGGAAGCTTTGATTTAAATAGATGTTTATGATGAATGGGCTaaaatcgtgattttttttttttttaccagttttgtAAGATTATGACGAACTGGAAAATTCATTCAAACTtatcatatttaaaaaattgctctttttatataatcatttttttaaatattatgacAAACTGGCAATGCCATGGAAActtatcatatttaaataagtattTAAGATAAATGCCCTCAAAAaacataatttattctttttgtgAAGATTATGACAAAAATGGCAATGTCATGGCAAACTTATATTCAAATCAATATTTAAGAGGAATGCCCCtccaaaaaacaaatttattctttttgtatacatttttttattaacttattcTCTGGTTTTTGTTGAGATATTATTCCCTTAAGGACTGGTATCCCTCTTTTTTTTAGTTCGATAAAACTCACGGTATCAAATTCCTGGGCACAGTTTCGCTCAAGTGTCTCTCAGATACCAATCATGCTGTACTGGACAGACCCAAAGAAGAAtccttaatttattaataaatttatttatttattcgtatcaGGTTTGACGGAGCCCTCAACGTCGACCTGACCGAGTTCCAGACCAACCTAGTCCCGTACCCAAGAATCCACTTCCCCCTGGTGACCTATGCCCCAGTCGTTTCTGCAGCCAAGGCGAACCACGAACAGCTGTCTGTTGCAGAGATCACCAGCGCCTGTTTCGAACCAGCTAATCAGGTACGAGATTTTTGAACTAGCAAGTTGAACCAGCTAATCAGGTACGAGATTTTTTAACTAGCAAATTGAACCAGCTAATCAGGTACGAGATTTTTTGAAATAGCATGTTGAACTACCTAATCAGGTACGAGATTTTTGAACTAGCAAATTGAACCAGCTAATCAGGTACGAAATATTTGAACTAGCAAGTTGAACTAGCTAATCAGGTACGAGATTTTTGAACTAGCAACCTGAACCAGCTAATCAGGTACGAGTTTTCTGAACTAGCAAGTTGAACTAGCTAATCAGGTACGAGACTTTTGAACCAAGACGCTGAACCAACTAATCAGGTAAGAGGTTTTAGAGCCAGCAATTGTTAAACCACAAAATTAGGTATGAGACTTGAACCATCAAATCAGGCATGAGACTTGAACCAGTAAATAAGGTATGAGATTTTTGAACCATTAAATCACGTGTGAGAAGTTCGAATCAGCAAATCTAATATAAGACTTTTGAACCACCTAATCAGGTGTAATGAGACTTTAAAACCAGTAATTCAGGTGTAAGACCTTCGAACTAACAAATCAGGTATGAGACTTAGCTGTTTCGAAATACCTTTTTGAACCAGCCAGCAATTTTGATGTGATTTACACTTGCTGTGGCTAACCTTCTTTTAGTCATTTCTTTAAAATGTAAATCATGTCTGAAAAGCATCTAAATGTTTTTAACTAGCAAATTAGtagcaaaattatatattttatctccATAATCAGCAAATCTGGCATGAGACCTGTTTTAATTTTCTAAAACTATGAAATGGAGTATGAAACCCATTTGCTTTATTTCACCACTACTAAGCTCTCCCTCAAGCGTTGTCCCATTGACACGTCTCTATTTAATCAGGAATCGAGTGAAACAAATTAGCATTAGTTAATGTGAGCTGGATTAAAATTGGTGTTATTATAAACATCTTCAACATGTTTAGATTATAATGATTTAACTTAGCTCCTACTGGTATTCAggacattccttctctctctccacgagCTCCATCTTTCCAAAACAAGCTCCTGAGACCTTCCCTCTTTACAGATGGTCAAATGTGACCCCCGCCACGGCAAGTATATGGCTTGTTGTCTCCTGTACCGTGGCGATGTGGTGCCAAAAGATGTCAACAGTGCCATTTCCACCATCAagaccaagaggtccatccagtTCGTCGACTGGTGTCCGACTGGCTTCAAAGTAAGTGGCACTGATGGTTCCTCGAAGGGAAGTTGTGCTTCCAGGAAATATCGTGTTTGTGAAGTCGTGGTTCTTGGTATCCAAGGTACTGCTGTTATAAGTCTCAAAAAACGGAGAAAGGTTTCTAGCTTCTTTAAGTACTATAGTTCCCAGGTAGTTGtgttaaaatgtgatatttttaacaataacgATGAAGGAATGGTTAACATTCCAGGGAACCACTACCCATTTCTACGGTAATGATTGATAACCACTGTCTTAAGCTTCACAGATGCATTTATGTGACCTTTTGATCTTAATTGCTTACATTCGCTAGTTGCTTATGTTAAAAGGTGTTAGCTTCAACAATAACGATAAGGAAATGTTTAAAATTCAGACAAGCAATGATTGACACTCGTGTTTTTGTGTTATTGCTAGCAGTGATATGTTTGGGGACTTTAAGTACTTTTTCTAAATCTTTgctaataaatgataaaattatgatTTCGGTCTTTGGATActcatgatgtgtgtgtgtgtgtgtgtgtgtgagagagagagagagagagagagagagagagagagagagagagagagagagaatattctttattcaaagtttttcttttgcTAAATTTATTTCCAAGTTGACCATAAGTAGTTGTGGGTAGATCATGACTTTCCCAAGTAAGATAACAAACAAAGGTTAGGTCATGTTAGGTTAATTTGATAAAGGTTAGGTTAACTAAAATCAGGTCAAGTTAGGTAATGGATATAGTGTTTATTTAGATCATGTTAGCTCGCCTCTTTTAAATAGAATCAATtactcttctttatatatatccctGGAAGACTAACGGGCCCTATTTTCAAATTGTAGCAGTGACACGACCCGACATGACCTATTCCCTAACCCATCCAGGTTGGCATCAACTACCAGGCGCCCACGGTCGTTCCCGGAGGTGACCTGGCGAAGGTGAACCGCGCCGTCTGCATGCTCTCCAACACCACCGCCATCGGAGAGGCTTGGGCGCGTCTGGACCACAAGTTCGACCTCATGTATGCCAAGAGGGCCTTCGTCCACTGGTGAGTTGGGTCCTCCCTagcaccatcattatcatcataaacaCCTTGTCATAattgtaatgttatatatttaatgcTACTCAAAACTAACCGCCTAAATATGGGGTCCTTCCAGGTACGTGGGCGAAGGAATGGAAGAGGGCGAGTTCTCCGAGGCCAGGGAGGATCTGGCCGCCCTAGAGAAGGATTACGAGGAGGTTGGCCTCGATTCCTCTGACGAGGTTGAGGAACAGCCGGAGGAATTCTAAAGAGTGACTCCTTAGGTATGATCTCACTTGAGGCAGAATGTTGAGTAggggaaataaataattttcgttcactctgttttttttttttttttttattgtttctaaaactgatatttGTAATGAGCATATCTTTCATTCTTGATTACAAGctatgaaaaatctctctctctctctctctctctctctctctctctctctctctctctctctctctctctctcgttcttcaaCATAGGGATTGGCTATGCACAagtatttatgtttatgtttacccAACTGCTTTCTGTAAAAAGAGAATACATTTATTTCTTGATTACAAACtgtgaaaagtctctctctctctctctctctctctctctctctctctctctctctctctctctctctctctaagaagtatCTCGAATGATAATTGTGGATTGAGGTGTTAGATTTgttcttatattttttcttttttttcacctcttgttacttctttcaaatgaacaccataatattttttggaagattGAACTTCAAGTTAATAGGGCTATTAACTTGAAGTTCaatcttccaaaaaatattatggtgttcatttgaaagaagtaacaagaggtgaaaggaaagaaaaaatataaaaacaaatctaaCACCTCAATCCACGATTATCATTCATTCGAGattcttcttagagagagagagagagagagagagagagagagagagagagagagagagagagagagagagagggtggagggaGCGGTAGGACATGACTCTCATCGCCAGCACACCTTAATGCAGCTATAGCAGGAGAGTAATCTTGAAATGTCCCTATAAATGGTTGTTCCgataattttatcaacattttctgtaAGCTATCGTTCATTAACCATCAGCCAGTATACAATATGCCAtcgtttccatttcattattgctAACTGGTTGGGCAACACAGTCAGAATTCTATGATTATACAgaccataaatatataataaagattaatacattaaaaaaacactaTTCAGTAGGGAAACTGTAATAATAGAAACTGAACACATGATAACATTCTATTGTTATGTCGAATATATGATCAAGCCGCGCAATGTTCTTTTGCGTTCAAGGATTCTGGCTATACTGCTAGTGAAAGGTTACACACATCACACAAGCAGTAAGACGCTACTCAATCGGTATTCATTGTATGTTATTTTCTCGTGGCTGTTATTATGGAtgttaaaaaaatcttttgtgtTTCATTGGAAACTTTGGCAAGCCTGATAATGCCCTATACACAGATGTTCTGCTAACTTTGGCTACCAtacaagaacatgaaaatatgaaatcagaTGTTCGCAGCAAAGCCAAAGTATATACATTGAATCACTACTCAAATATGAAACCATACTGACTGCTCAAATATTTCTTAGTCTATTTGAGCAGACTACTCccctttcgaaatatttgcaaacaAACAGAATGGATATTCTCTCTGCGTACAGAATGGTTGTTACTACTAAAGAGAGTCtggataaaataaacagatattttgGTGGTATTAATGTGGCTGCAGATCATTTTGTTTGTTGGGCTAATGAACAGCTAGAAGATGAAGAGAACTCAGATTTGGAGTTGGAGGTGCAGACAgaattgccactgaaaagagttagaaaaaagaaaacgatGCCTGGCGAGAATGCCTATGATGAAAGGCTGAATGACGCAGAGAGGGCTTATGAAGTTGAGGTATATAATCCAATATTGGACAAAGTCACACAGAGCCTCAGTGGTCGATTTCTTTCTCAGAGACATTTTACAACGATTTATCGATTCTAGACCCAGGAAATCTTTTTGGTCAGCTGAAGAACAGCAATGTCGATGAGTATGAGTCTTTATTTAAAGAACTCAGTAAGCCATTGCTTAAGTTCGACACCTGGGCAACAGCTGAAAACTTGAAGTTGGAATTAAGGAGTCTAGCTACAcacttggaaaaataaaaaaatgcacgcTTGGAAGACTACACCGTTAAAGATATGAATGATGAGGATGAACACGAGTCTTATTTAAATGAAGACAGACATGAGACAATTGCAACGAAATGTTCATCGTGTAAGAATAGTCCAGTCTGCTGTTACCAGATACTCAGTAGGTACAACTTGTTAACTGATGCCTATCATATAATTGGTCTAGCTTACAAGTATCTCCTGACCTTGTCAGTTACTCAAGTTTCCTGTGAGAGACGTTTTTCTCCCTGG
Encoded proteins:
- the LOC135200421 gene encoding tubulin alpha-1 chain-like, coding for MRECISVHVGQAGVQIGNACWELYCLEHGIQPDGSMPSDKLAGHHDDSFSTFFSESGAGNHVPRAVFVDLEPTVIDEVRTGMYRQLFHPEQLLTGKEDAANNYARGHYTIGKELIDLTMERVRKLADQCSGLQGFLIFHSFGGGTGSGFTSLMMERLSLDYGKKSKLEFAIYPAPQVATAVVEPYNSILTTHTTLEHSDCAFMVDNEAIYDICRRNLDIERPTYTNLNRLIGQIVSSITASLRFDGALNVDLTEFQTNLVPYPRIHFPLVTYAPVVSAAKANHEQLSVAEITSACFEPANQMVKCDPRHGKYMACCLLYRGDVVPKDVNSAISTIKTKRSIQFVDWCPTGFKVGINYQAPTVVPGGDLAKVNRAVCMLSNTTAIGEAWARLDHKFDLMYAKRAFVHWYVGEGMEEGEFSEAREDLAALEKDYEEVGLDSSDEVEEQPEEF